A region of Melitaea cinxia chromosome 15, ilMelCinx1.1, whole genome shotgun sequence DNA encodes the following proteins:
- the LOC123660612 gene encoding uncharacterized protein LOC123660612 has translation MAWGYWSASAVLPDRGRSPRRAGTSVVHSHPNPPTAREVLESHEESIIHTASTSRDSRDHSASPHSSSNGGHSHHHEVRHAVPASALFGESYGELSRRPSLDLGSVRSALASCSGGGTLSAGSTLTRGGTLADYLPPTPCPHHHRVYVDHHKHYEQPIQPVHVGVPHHSHSHASSRHHTDDEDDLEPAYATGNIVGVLASNVGLTPTYFEKVLLRVQTLKMYLQAL, from the exons atggcgTGGGGATATTGGTCGGCGTCTGCCGTTTTACCCGATCGTGGCCGGAGCCCTCGCCGCGCCGGCACCTCGGTGGTACACTCGCATCCCAACCCACCGACGGCGAGGGAAGTTCTCGAATCACACGAAGAAAGCATAATACACACGGCCTCGACGTCGAGAGATAGTCGCGATCACTCCGCCTCGCCTCACTCGTCATCGAACGGCGGTCACTCTCATCACCACGAAGTGAGGCACGCGGTGCCAGCCAGTGCTCTGTTCGGTGAAAGTTACGGGGAACTTTCTAGAAGACCTTCGCTCGATCTCGGGTCAGTGAGAAGTGCTTTAGCATCGTGTTCGGGCGGGGGGACGTTAAGTGCGGGGTCTACACTAACACGCGGGGGGACGCTAGCAGACTACCTTCCGCCGACGCCCTGTCCGCACCACCACAGAGTGTACGTGGACCACCACAAACATTACGAACAACCCATTCAGCCCGTGCATGTGGGAGTGCCGCACCACTCACACTCACATGCCTCGAGTAGACACCACACCGACGACGAGGACGATCTCGAACCGGCTTACGCAACAG GTAACATTGTAGGCGTCCTAGCCTCCAATGTAGGCCTCACACCGACCTACTTCGAGAAG